The genomic region acattaactcgAAAATGGATAAATGCTTTTTAAAAAGTACGGCCCGCGTCCTTAGAGACACTGatcagctctactggtagtattGCTACTACCAGCACCTGTTGATGACACAAGtcgttctgcttccacgagcacatccaatgccaGCATCAGCAATTctacactgacagttgtgaatctgatgcagctgaagagctactgcccccttacccaggaaaTCACCGTTACACCAGACAGGGACCATCGAAGaggtgcaaatatgatgagaactacattgatttggggttcacttatattgggagtagtgcctttcctcagccacagtgtgttatatgtgcaaaagtactgtctcacaactcgatgaaaccttaaCACATGTGCAAACATTTAGAAataaaacatgccaatttgaaaaataagccacaggaggtTTTTTTGCGAGAATTAAAGGTGACTTtcaagtagtaagacatgtataaaagcaacagataccattaaataagaaggggctagaagagtCTTATGTTGTGAGccaccgagtggctaggacaggcaggcCCCATACTATGGTGGAGGACTTCATTAAAAGGAATGCCtaacagcttgaaagacgttttggacactacagtgaaaatggttaactttgttaaaacaaggtCCCTGAACTCtcgtattttctgcactatgcaatgatatgggcagtgtcccaccctgaccttagttatctttattatttggttaggtcagagtgtgacaagggtggtttttgtattgtctagtgATTTTTGGTATGTTTCTGTtttttctagtctaggtgtttatatgtctatggttgcctagattggttctcaaatcagaggcagctgtttatcgtggtctctgattggggaccatatttaggtagccatattccttggatagaataacaacccacaaactacgtttagttgcctgttctgcactagccatagtgcatcacggttcgttttgtttatttctgttcagtgttctctttaaTTAAAGAGTTATGTTCGGTtacaacgctgcgccttggtctcctctttatGATGACCGTGAcaggcagcgaccatgtaacaaccattttacaacatacagaagtgtgctggttttcaaggggcaaagtattgacacattgttttgaattgagagacgagcttaaagttcttTACTGATCATAATTCACTTCCATCATTGTATTCTTTTTTTCTGTGAAAGTGAACTCaggcttacggacaatgtcaaatgtgatatagtaaatcacctgagtgagttgggtgtgcaattacACAGGTGCGttcccaaaacggatgacacaaacaactggattcattatccctttcatgccctgcctccagtccacttaccgatatcggAGCAAGAGAGCCTCATTGTCACGGtttatcaaggtgggtggaatcaggcgcagagagcaggtttcagtgATTCGAACAGgttattctccggcgcacaaaaaacacggtcaacccaacacacagggtgaataatccgacacaggatcaaaatagaccggagaataaaacacaagtggtacaccaaatgacatgaatacaaaaacaatcccgcacaaaacaagggcgggacaacctactacatataaggacgttaattaaactaaaatacacacaggtgaaactaataagacaaaaccaacagacaaacgaaaaagggatcggtagtggctagtaggacggtgacgacgaccgccgagcaccgcccgaataggcaggagagccaacttcggcggaagtcgtgacattcatcgaaattgcaacaagcggttctgtgaaaatgtaatttaatcagaagctattgccagatttctggatagggctgcgctcagagtttcttgccttggcaaatcgcgctgatgccctttgcaaccacgtaccacgtatgtgagagtggattctcgacCCTCACGAACATGAAAACTAAATaaaggcacagactgtgtgtggaaaatgatttaagactgagactctctccaatacaacccaacattgcaagagttatgtgcatcctttcaagcacacccttctcattaacctgtggtgagtttttCAGAATTTTCAGTGAACAAATCAAGTTTTATATCTAAGATGGCTAAAAAAATAGGAAATTATTGATTCTGATGAATTACTCTCCAGACTCATCGAGTGATTTCAACAGAGCGAGACGACAAAGTCATACAATCGTAAATATGTACATTGTATTTCTAAATCCGAATGAGTGGTTGTTGGGGTGCTAAATATCCATATTTATGATGAGCGTATTAATCAACTGTATGTACGATAGGTGAAGTCCTTTGTCTCTTCTTCTCCTGCTCTTTCTTAAATGCCCCTCTTttttcattgtgtaacaagctgtcatatcgggttagtccacaAGGGAATTTTCATTGCATTATGTAGTAATCAATGTGTAACCTATCCTGTGTGTGcttatgtatttctgtgtgattattttgtTAGTTAGTAAATGCATTATTAAGCTAATTTGTATATCTTTGATTCATCAATTATGCTAGGTTTCGTGCAGATATTCAAGAATTTgcgacattcagaatgagactgatgaggtaaaTTAGAATTAATGAATTGACTGTGACTGATGTAAGAGATATTTATCTTTAGAGTTTAGTCAGGAGATAGTAACTTGTTAAATAaacttttcccgtggtgccccaagATTACTACTGTGTTAATTGGTACATGATTAATGTAATCATCGTAATAATTAAACGTagttaattgatttgataaaataacagtcaaaCACATTAATGATGGACACGACACaagtatattacttgctaatgttcaATCTCTGGATTATAAAGTTCACGAGCTGAGGGTGCggatttccttccagagagacatcagggattgtaatgtactatactctgtttcacggaaacatggctctctcgggacaTTCTGTCTGTATCCATATAGCCAGtggggttctcagttcatcgcgcagacaggaataaatatctctctgggaagaagaagggcggagGTGTATATTTCATGATTAGCTACTCacggtgtgattgtgataacatacaggaactcgaGTATTTTGTTCATCCAACCtaaaatacctcacaatcaaatcccgaccatattacctcccaagataacTTTCTtaggttatagtcacagccgtgtatattccctcTCAAGCCGTTACCACAACgtccctcaaagaacttcactggactttatgcaaactggaaaccacatatcctgaggccgcatttattgtagctggggattttaacaaagctaatctgaggaaaacgctaccgaagTTTTATCaacatattgactgcagtactcGCGCTGCTAAAACACTTGACCACTcctactccaacttccgggatgcctacaaggccctccccctccctcccttcggcaaatctgatcacaactccattttggtcctcccctcctataggcagaaactgaaacaggaagtacccgtgctaaggattgttcaacgctggtctgaacAATCGGAATCctcacttcaagattgttttgatcacacggactgggatatgttccgggtaacctctgacaataacattgatgaaaatactgatacggtgactgagtttatcaggaagtgataggagatgttgtacccactgtgactattaaaacctaccctaatcagaaacgtggatagatggcagcattcgcgccaaactgaaagtgcgaaccactgcattcaaccatggcaaggtgactgggaatctGGCAGTGTAGTTTTTCCatccataaggcaatcaaacaggcaacacgtcattatagagacaaagtggagttccaattcaactgctcagacacaagacgtatgtggcagggtctatagaCAATCACgaactacaaaaggaaaaccagccacgttgaGGACACTGacatcttgcttccggacaagctaaacacattctttgcccgctttgaggataacacagtgccaccaatgcggcccactaccaaggactgtgggctctccttctccatagctgacgtgagtaagacgtttaagcttgttaaccctcacaaggctgccggcccagatgtcatccctagccgcgtcctcatgtatgtgcagaccagctggctggtgtgtttacggacatattcaatctctccctatcccagtctgctgtccccacatgcttcaagatgtccaccattgttcctgtacccaagaaagcaaaggtaactgaactaaattattaTCACCCTGTAGCTCTCTcttatgtcatcatgaagtgctatgAGAGactcaaggatcatatcacctctaccttacctgacaccctagacccacttcaatttgcttaccgcaccaatagatccacagattatgccatttccatcgcactgcacactgctctatcccatctggacaagaggaatacctatgtaagaatgctctTAATTGACTATAGCTTAGCATTCAACGCAATtataccctccaagctcatcattaagctcaaggCCCTGGGTCTAAACCCCGGCGTATGCAACTTGGTCCTGGACTACCTGACGGCTCtcccccccccaggtggtgaaggtaggaaacagcacctccactacgctgatcctcaacactggggccccacaagcgtgcgtgctcagccccctcctgtattccctgttcaaccatgactgcatggccacgcacacctccaactcaatcatcaagtttgcagacgacacaacctacagggagtaggtgagggctctgggaggagatgattgtgggacttcaggaaacagcagagggagcacccccctatccacatcgacgggaccatagtggagaaggtggaaagcttcaagttcctcgatgtacacatcactgacaaactgaaatggtccacccacacagacagtgtgttgaagaaggcgcaatagcacctcttcaacctcaggaggctgaagaaatttggcatggcACCTTACActctcacaaacctttacagatgcacaattgagagcaacCTGTCGGGATGAaacaccgcctggtacggaaactgcaacGCCCGCAACcgcatggctctccagagggtggtgcggtctggcCAACTCATccccgggggaaaactacctgccctccaggacaccagcagcacccgatgtcacaggaaggccaaaaagatcatcaaaagACAACAACCCCCCGAGCCCCTGCctcttcaccccgctatcatccagaaagcgaggtcagtacaggttcatcaaagctttggaccgagagactgaaaattagcttctatctcaaggccatcagactgttaaaatagccatcactagcacattcaAGACTACTGCCTATTTACATGGACTTGAAATGACTGGCCACTTTAatgaatggaacactagtcactttaataatgtgtacatattttgcattactcatcccatacgtatatactgtattctattgcattctactgtatcttagtctatgctgctctgacattgctcatccatatatttatatattattaactccattcctttacttagatttgtgtgtattgtgtgtattgttgtaaaattcttagatattacttgttagatattactgcagtgttggaaatagaaacacaagcatttagtttcacccgcaaaaacatctgctaaacacgtgtttgtgaccaataaaattttattgatttgatttgagatggggATACTTGATTCTGTTCTGTCTGAAGATGTCACTATTGTACAGACTACTGGGGGggctacatatatatatttttaagtatcTTTGTCAACCTGACGTATAACATGTGGGCGAGGCTTAAAGTGGAACATAACAAATGAAGAGCTGCATTCGTTTGTCAGCCTACTCTTTCCATAAGAGAGAGTAGACATATTATATTGTTTCATGTATTCTCGTCATTGAGATGGGAGACATATTGCATATAGGCCTACGGAAGCCGAGGAGAGACTAAATATTTTGTCTCCACCCGCGGGAATGGCGACTGAATAATGTCAGACAGGCGTGAGTGGTGGACATAGAGTGATAGAAAGTCGGAATGTCCTACATATGCCAATGTAACTTTTTCTGCAAGGTATTTCAAAACGAAGTATTTCCTTTGGGTAAATCATCCTGGAGTCTCCAAAGGATTCCTGAAGAAGGCACGCAGAACAGAGGCAAGTTTTTAAACCATGGCCTGAAAAGATGAGCAAATCAGCCTATACAGTCGAACTCACATGCATTACGTTAAGTTTTTTCCAACAAAACGACACGTTTTTTTTTCTTAATGTGGTATTTTCTGTAATTAATTGATTAGTTATTATAATGTCCCATTAACTGCCGTAGGCTATTTTGTGTTACGAAATGGACATTCTATAAAATGTTATTGCTTTAGTTTAGCCTATTTAATTGCTTTGGTATCGGCTGGAGGCAGTGGCATTTTGACAAATTATTCTAATCCTCATCATCAGTGGGGCAATGCGTGAGTATAAAGTCGTGGTCCTCGGCAGCGGAGGTGTCGGCAAGTCTGCTCTCACCGTGCAATTTGTGACCGGGACCTTCATAGAGAAGTATGACCCGACAATTGAAGATTTTTATCGAAAGGAGATCGAGGTGGATTCCTCCCCGTCGGTGCTGGAGATTCTGGACACTGCTGGGACAGAGCAGTTTGCTTCTATGAGAGACCTTTACATCAAGAACGGCCAGGGCTTCATACTAGTCTACAGTCTGGTCAACCAACAGAGTTTCCAAGACATCAAGCCAATGAGAGATCAGATCATCAGAGTTAAAAGGTGATTTCTGAGTTTGATATTAATTCCCTGACTGCGTCACTAGATTGAAAGTTAATTTGGAACACGATCAGGGTCATGGCCAATGGCCCTATTGAAATCAATGAATATAGGCTATATTCTAGAAAATTCTAATGGTCTAGTAATTACTCTAGTTTATTCCACTACAAATGGCaaattagtatgtgtgtgtgtgcgtgtgcacgggtgtgtgtgtgtgtgtgtgtgtgatttgattCCTTTGGATCGATAATATTTGAGCAGGGCTGGGCTCACATCTGCTTAGTTTTATCTTGGACATGAAACCAAATAATCTTCCTGTTCTTTGAGGAGATATTATCTGATTCATCCAGGTCATGTGTTAGTCATGAAAGTCCAGCTGTGCTTCACCTGTACTCCATTGCCCAGAAGTCCTATGGTTAGATGTTGGACTTCTAGCTAGATGGAGAACCCATACGAAACCTGAACAGGTCAGAGCATAGGCCATCATTCAGATTGTCCCacatacagttccttcagaaagtattcacaccatttgactttttccacattttgttgtgttacaaagtgtgattcaaatggattaaattgtcatTTTTCGGTCAATTATCTACACAAAGTATGATGCAATGTCAAATTGGAAGATttgtttttattaaaaaaaaatgtattaatgaaaaacaaaaacacaaatatatcttgattagataagtattcacccccctgagtCATTACATGTTAGAATTTGGctttatgttttaggttattgtcctgctggaaggtgaattcaactcccagtgtcttttggaaagcagactgacccaggttttcctctaggattttgcctatgacaagcatacccataccacgatgcagccatcaccatgctcgaaaatatgaagagtgttactcagtgatgtgtttggATTCGCTCCAAATTTAACGCTTTTATTTAGGACAAAATGTTAATGTCTTTGCCACATTCTTTACTTTAGTACctggttgcaaacaggatgcatgtttttgaaaatgtttattctgaacaggcttccttcttttcactctgtcatttaggttagtattatggagtaactacaaggATGTTGTTCCATTCTCAGTTTTctactatcacagccattaagtTCTGTAACCATTTTAAAatcatcattggcctcatggtaaaatccctgtgCGCTTTCCttccctgtatctttgtagtgactgggtgttttaatacaccatccaaagcctaatttACTTAATACTAATACAGCAGTTTCCCTCCTCCCTGGCAACTCATTTAGGAAGTACTGTATCTTTGTAACCAGAGATGTTAGACACGATGGTTTAGAGAAAAGCCCAGGAAAAACTCTAGGTCCTAGGTATTGGCAATAACTTGTCCTGCTCAGATCACATGGTCAAGAAAAACTAAAGTCCCCTACTCAAAGTTTCACTCTGTTAGTTGGAACAAGTGAGACGATGAAGTGGCAAATGCAAATCAGATGCCTGTTTCACACTATAGGGCCGACCCAAAGCAAACCATACTTTACtggccatcccagtacagctcgGGTTGGTTTTTCTTGGTTTAGCTTCTATTTTCCAGCCTGTCATTACTAAGATGCATAGTACTCCTCCATGGTAAAATGTCCCCTggatacagatctaggatcagcttcccctcccacagacctaaccttaaccattagtggggaaaatgctaaactgaaccaagatcagcatctaggggaaacttcactcTACTCCCATTAGCTAACTCCAGAAAGTGGCTTTACAGTACTTTTACTGCCTCGCAAAACCCATTATTGCTGAGCCAGCGAGCAGAAGTGCACTATATCCTCACTCACCACAACTCGGGATTGTGTGTGATTTGGAAGCCAAAGAAACATCAGGTCTCCATTAGTGAGAAGGCACATAACCTAAAGCCACGTTTGACTCCTAGCAGCGGAATCCTCAGAACTAGGGGGATCCAAGAGTGAGGTAAtttgggctctgtgtgtgtgtgtgtgtgtgtgtgtgtgtgtgtgtgtgtgtgtgtgtgtgtgtgtgtgtgtgtgtgtgtaccttcaacTCTTGCTGCAGCACCCCACAAAATAACCAAATAAATTACTGTATCGTGTATATTGTTGTTTCGGAAATCCAACCTGGGTGTGCTCCAACTTGATCTTAACGTTTTCCTCGCATGAATGTGAAGGATAATGAGTCGATCGACCTAGAAGCTGTGTTTTCAAAGCACTTTCAGATGGATTTCATGCTGCACTGATGCTGTGTTTAATAGCAAGAGAGGAACAACACAGGCTGTTAAGTGTAGTCGTTTGTGCAATGGGGTGTGGTCTCAAACTACACTTCTAAGGAGGGATGTGTGACTGAAGTTCTGACGTTTAACCCACGTCCTGGCTCACCGTGGTGGTGGTGTTCATTAGGCACACCGTAACAAAATGTTTGGTACCCACAGGGTCCtgcgtggctcagttggtaaagcatggagcttgcaacaccagggttgtgggttcgattcccatgggggaccagtatgaaaatgtatgcactcaacACTGTAAGTCTATCTGGATACATTTTTTCTAAAAAGACACAAAAATGGGTATTGGTCAGCATGATTTAGAGAACATAAACATAGGCTATGAAATGGAATACAAACCAGTACTTGTAGCTATGTTTTAGAAGTCCTGGGACTCAATTTGAAAAGTATCACGAATAGCCTGTTTTTGACCATGTAGACCCATTTCTTAGGCCTCATTCCCTGGTTTGCCATAGAGCTTTAAAGTTCCAGGAAGGAACATTATTTAGTTATTTAGAGTATGGCCTCCAAGTTACTGTTATGGGTCATGTTGAATTCACTGATTTgccctatttatttttgttgtcaAAAACTATATGTGGCCTTTTGTTGTGTTAAGTTTTTGTAAGTTTATAAGCTTATAAATATAGGTTTATAAGCACACAGCCCAGCAGCAGCACAGTGTGGGAAGCCCGTCATCACAGCATCTCTTGGGACTCCACATCCATTTTGTTATTATTTTCCCTAGCTCTCCCTCAGTACGCCAAACGAACATCTATCTAAGTACTGTATGTTAGCTTAGCCACCATAAGGCTACAGGATTGGGAAAGCCACAATCTGGTATTTGTGTTTCATCCCGACTGTAGTTattttcttcaagaatcaatggggaTATATATCATTAAAGATCCAATGCAACCATTTCTATCTCAATAATCTCAAACCATttctgggtaaaaaaaaaaaggttttcaattgaaatgataaaaaataaacaaaaatagcttcgtAGTAAAAAGCAATttaagcaagaattttgctaggactgtctgggataGGTCTGAGTGAGTGACCTAATTGGGAGGAGCCTAATGGGAGGGATATGtaacctgaaaactagctgttattggcagaaaggTTCAACTCTAATTTGTTATCGATCTATTAACTTGATGTTGCCAGGCAAGCCAAAACTGCATCCATGCAAAAACATTTCAGGCAGCCTTTTAaaaagctcttacactaaaaagggTATTGTCATCATTGTTACAGTTTCACAGAATTAGTccatcatagtgtggaaatatatatacagtatatatataaaacacagaaaaagcATGTATTACAATGCACTGCCCCATTTAATTTGAATGACCAAACATTTCCTGCAAATGTCTtgcctgcaaaaaaaaaaattgcatgcAAATATCCCAGGTTGTACTTATTTGTTGTTAATTAAAGGTGCAATGAAACAATGAAACAACAGCAGCTCaaggcttgggggggggggcatcatgCTGGAGAGGGCGCATGCTCCGCAGTCATTAGTGTAATTGCACTGTGCTTTAGGAAGCTGGTGTCGGTGTGCTGGATAAGGGAGCAGGCTGACGCTCCTTCAGGGCGAAACGAAGACTGGAAATGCCTTTTTAAAAAACACAGCGGTTTTCTTGTTGTGTCTTTGGTTAGACCAGGGAaaacagtctcagacacagcctgCAGCCTGCAGCCAGAAAGCGTCATGATCAGTTAGTTGAAAGAGCTCCCTTAGTGCAACATTTGCTTGCAGATCAATCGGTTCCATCTGTAGAGATCCAGCACGTGCCCACTTGAAGGTCTGTGTCACCTCCTTTGAAAAGTCCCCTGATGTCTGTGACGAGGAATGGATTCTCAATTAGAAGAAGGAGCTGCTGTCCAAGGCTGAAGCTGTCAATGCGATTTCCAATGTTTCCAATCAGCTTATCTATGAAGTGAGCATGAGGAGGAACATCTCTCTCACCCTGAATCTGTTCCTGCACTTTTGGGAAGTGTGCACAGTCTCCTTGAAGATCTTCCTTGAACACTTCCAGTTTCCTCTGGAAGGAGCGGACAGATGTCATCAAATCACAAACGGAATTGTTCTTGCCCTGTAGGTTCACGTTGAGCTCGTTAAGGTGTGATGTTTACCAAAAAAAGCAACAATATCCATTTTGCTCTCGTCTTGCAAAAAAAGTGAAAACTGTGTTGCCTTCTGACTCCTGAGCTGTACTAGGAAAGCTgtcatttcctttcaaatggacCAAAAGCGTTCCAACACCCTGCCTTTACTGAGCCATCTTACGTTGTTGTGCAGCAGTAGGCCATTTGCCTACGGCTGCACGTCTTTCAGGAATTCAGCAGGCGATGTTGATGAGATGAGGATGCCCTGAGGAAGTGGATGAGTTTCATTATATTCATCACTTCAGCATACCCTTCTGACAGATGGGCGCACAGGACGGACTGATGAATGACGCGGTGGTAGGCTGTGAGATCAGGGTTGTCCTCATTCAGCCGTGccacagctcctctctctcttcctgccatGGCAGGGGCCCCGTCTGAGGTGATAGAGACCACTTGTTTTTAGATCTATCCCCCAATTTCTTAGCATCTCCTTTATGGCCATGTATATGTCTTTTTCCTCTTGTATGCGTCTCGAGTGGTGTTACACCTAGCAGGTCTTCACAGAATTCTTCTAACAGCTTTCACGCACTCGTACACCACTCCCCCGTCAATAAATGGCTTTTGGTGTTGACCCAAAATCCAAGCAATTTTTTTTTGTGAACATTCGTTTGCACGTTGTTGGGCAGTGAAGGCATGGGAGAGAACTCTGGTGGACTGATCATACTGGGCTTTGAGTTTGTTTATTTTTGTGTGCCCTCACCTCAGACCGCTGTGGATATGTTTGCTCAAAATATCTGTGCTTTGTTTTCGTTTGTTTTTTTCCTCTTTGAAAGCTTGATTTTCTGTATAGACTTTCCCGACTTTTGCGCACGCCATTGTATAAGTTCTCCTCGCGCTTCCGCTTTTgcatctctcgctgtctctctctgacaaCATCAGTCTCCTAACATGCATTGTAAACATTCGCTTTGATTGGCTGAGTTTCGTGAAGTGATTTAAATAACGCACGTGACTGGACAACACACAGTAGTACGGGGCGCTGTCGGGGACCTTCCCAGCTGCGCTGAGCCAGCGCAGTATGTGTCAATTGAAAAAAAGGATtgcttttctaatgatcaattagcctttttaaaatgataaacttggattagctaacacaacgtgccattggaacacaggagtgatggttgctgataatgggcctttgtacacttatgtagatattccatttatttttcagcgacaatagtcatttgcaacattaacaatgtctacactgtaattctgatcaatttgatgtaattttaaaggaccaaaaaatgtgcttttctttaaaaaacaaggacatttctaagtgaccccaaacttgtgaatggtagtgtatgtacaAGAGATatgtctgtatttcattttcaatactttTGCAAATAggctaaaaacatgtttttgctttgtcattatggggtct from Oncorhynchus kisutch isolate 150728-3 linkage group LG5, Okis_V2, whole genome shotgun sequence harbors:
- the LOC109890121 gene encoding ras-related protein Rap-2a-like, which encodes MREYKVVVLGSGGVGKSALTVQFVTGTFIEKYDPTIEDFYRKEIEVDSSPSVLEILDTAGTEQFASMRDLYIKNGQGFILVYSLVNQQSFQDIKPMRDQIIRVKRYESVPVILVGNKVDQEGEREVSCGEGQALAEDWGCPFLETSAKSKTMVDELFTEIVRLMDSSSLPDRAEPCCGLACSIQ